The Vreelandella piezotolerans genomic interval GCTCATCGATGGCTGGCAACAACAGTGGGAGCAAATGACCCGATGACACCGCTTTATGATCGTGACGGCTGGATTTGGCAGGATGGCCAGTGGCTGGCCTGGCGGGACGCCAAAGTGCATGTGTTCATCCATACGCTGCACTATGGCATGGGCTGTTTTGAAGGCGTGCGCGCCTACGCAGGGCCGCAAGGCCCGCAGCTGTTTCGGGTGGCGGAGCACACGCGAAGGCTAGTGGAAAGCGCCCACGCGCTGGATATTCCGCTGCCGTTTAGCGAAGCCGAACTGATCGATGCTCAGCGTGAGAGCCTGACCAAAAACGGGCTAAGCAGCGCCTATTTAAAGCCCACCGTGTTTCTGGGCGCGGAAGGCCTGGGGCTGCGTGCCCAAGGGCTGACCACTCATGTCATGATTGCCGCCTGGGATTTAGGGCCCTACCTTTCCCCGCACGCAGCGTCCCACGGACTGCGCGCCTTGACCTCCTCCTGGGCGCGCCATCACGTCAACATCAGCCTTTGCCGTGCTAAAACCAGCGGCCACTACGTGAATTCGATGCTGGCGCTCAACACGGCAGTCAAAGCGGGCTTTGATGAAACCATCATGCTCGACCCCGAAGGCTACGTGGCCGAGGCCTCGGCGGCGAACGTCTTTTTACTGCGTGATGGCGTGCTGCACACCCCGGAAGTGACCTCCTGCCTGCAGGGCATCACCCGGGATAGCGTCATTCAACTGGCCCGGGATGTGTTGGGCATCGAAGTCAAAGAACGGCGCATTACCCGCGATGAGCTTTACACCGCCGATGAGGCATTTTTGACCGGCACCGCCGCCGAAATTCTGCCGCTAAGAGAGCTGGATGGGCGCAGAATCGGCACTCGCGCCGGGGCGCCGCCCCTTAGCGAGCCGATGGCGGCGAATAGCGTGACGGCTCGGCTCCAGCATCTTTATCGCCAAGCAGTGCGCGGCGAGTTAGACGCCTACCGGCACTGGCTAACACCGGCATAACGGTGGCTGATCGCTTTTTAATCGCCCCGGCATCGCACCGGGGCAAACGGCGCTAGCCGTGCTGCTGAAGCGCTTTTTCCAGCGTGGCCAATCTGCCGGGCGCTAACGCGTCTTCGACCGCTGTAATCCGGATCACGTTGGCCAATTCCGGGTGGGCGAGGCGGGCTACCAGCACGCCCTCGGCCAACAGCTCCTGATGCACCGCCGCCGCCAACTCCGCGCTGGGTAGCCGAATGCCGACGAAGTTCGTCGCGCTGGGCAGCACGTCGGCCCCCAGGCCGATAAAGTGCAGCGCCAGCTGCTCGCGGCGGGCTTTCACCGCTTCGATGTGCTGGCGTACTTCGTCGGGGTGATCGAGCACGACTTCAGCCGCCGCCTGGGTGAACGACGACACCGCGTAGTGAATACGCACTTTCATCATCATCGCCAGCACGTCGGGCTCGGCAATCGCGTAGCCAATACGCATGCCGGCCAGGCCGTGCGCCTTGGAGAGCGTACGCAGGCGAATTACCCCCGGCAGCGCTGTGCCGAGGAACTCGCTGCCTGCATCATCACGAAAATCGCCGTAGGCCTCGTCCAGCAGCAGCCAGCACGCCTCCGGCAGCGCCTCGCGCAGCTTGAGAATCGCGCTATCGCTATGCAGGTGTCCGCTAGGATTGTCGGGGTTCGCCAGGTACACCAACCGCGCCTCTTCTTGATGGGCGGCGGCTGCCAGCGCTTCTAAATCCGGGGCGAGCACGCCGGGGGCTTCATGGTAGCTGGGCTCGATCAAGTGGCAGCCCTGGCCCTGGGCGAAGTAACCGAAGGTAGGGTAGGTGCCTGCGGTGCTCACCACCGCATCGCCCGCCGTGCAGGTAGTGCGCAGCGCCAGGGCGATCAGACTATCGGCACCGGCATCCACCAGCAGATGCTCCAGCGGAATGTTCTGCTGCGCGCTCAAGCGCTGGCGCACTCCCAAGGCCTCGGCATCGCCATAGCAGTACACGTGCTGTGCCACCGCGTCGCCAAAGTGCTCCCGCAGGGCGCGGTGCGGCATGTCTAACCCCTCGTTAGAGCCCAGCCGATGGGGAAGCTCCCGGCCAAGTTTCCGCTCCAACACTTTAATGCCCGGGAATGGGTTGTGGGGACCTTCGCCGGTCAGGTGCGCGGGGTGGCGGGGCGTTGTATGCGAGGACATGGGCGAATCCTAAAAATAAAAGTGGTTAGCTTAAAATCTTACCGCGATTCAGTAGTCGGTGTGGGTCAAGCGCGTGCTTTAGCGTCTGCATCAGTTCGATTTCCGCGCTAGAGCGGCAGGTGCTTAGCCAGGGACGTTTCTCCAGGCCGATACCGTGCTCGGCAGAGACCGAGCCGCCCAGTGCGGCCAGCGGTTGATAGACCATGGCCTCTACCTCGCGCCGAACCGGCAGCTCGGCACTGCCCGCGCTTACGGAAATATGCAGGTTGCCATCACCTAAATGGCCAAACACCACCAGTCGTGCGTCGGGCCAGCGCTTGGTCAACTGCGCTTCCAGCGCATCGGTATAGCGCTGCATCTCGGCAATCGGCAGGCTGACATCGAAGGTCAATACGGGGGCAAGGCCTTTGACCAGGCCTTCGATATCCTCGCGTATTGCCCATAGGCCGTCGCGCTGGGTGCTCGACTGCGCCAAGACAGCATCGACGATCAGCCCGCTCTCTAGCGCGCTTTCCAAGGCTTCACGAAACTGGGTAGCGTTACGCTCGGCATCGCTGCCTAGCGATTCGATGATCACATAGAAAGGGTGCTCAGGAGCAATCGGTGGAGCGTGGCGGCCAAGCGTTTCCGTCAGCAAGTGGTAGTGGTTCTGCCACATGACTTCGAAAGCACCCAAACTGCCGCCCAGCGCTTTCCCCATCTGGCTGAGCAGCCCCGTCAGTGCGTCGAAGGAGGGGCAGGCCACCATTGCGGTTTGTTCAAAAGGCGTCGGGGGCTGCAAGCGTAGCACGGCGCGGGTAACGATCCCTAGCGTGCCTTCGCTGCCGATGAAGAGCTGCTTTAAATCGAACCCGGCGTTGTTCTTCAGCATCCGGTTCATGGAGCTGACCACCCGGCCGTCGGCCATGACGGCCTCTAGCCCCAGCACCTGTTGGCGCATCATGCCGTAACGAATCACCCGCACGCCCCCGGCGTTGGTGGCGATATTGCCCCCGATGGTGCAACTGCCCCGCGCGCCCAAATCCAACGGGAACTGCAGGCCTACCTCTCTGGCGGCTTCCTGCACCCGCTGCAGCGGTGCCCCCGCCTGCACGGTCAGCGTCCCGCCCACGCGGTCTATCTCTTCGATGGCCGTCATGCGTTCGAGGGAAATCACCAGCTCGTCGGGGCATGCTTCGGCGCCGTGCACCAGCCCCGTCAAACCGCCGTGAGTCACGATTGGCTGCCTTGACTCATGGCAGGCGTGCATCACCGCCGAGAGCTGTTCTGTATCCGCCGGCCGAACGATAGCGCCTGCTTGGCAGGGGGCGCCGGTCATCCAATCCTCACGCCGACTGCTCACATCGTCGCCGGTCAATACATGAGGCGCGCCGACGATGGCACGCAGCGTTTTCAGGGGTATTTGCATGTGTGTTCCTTCGCCTATCGTGTCCATTTCGTCAATCACGCGGTGGCTGCCACGGGCGCTTCGCGGCCTGGAATGGCGTCGAGCAGGTCTTGGGTATACGCCTCACGCGGGGCGAGAAAAATCTGCTCGGCGCTGCCTTGCTCGACGATACGGCCGTATTGCATCACCACGATGCGGTCACACAGCTGAGCGGCGACGCGCAGGTCGTGGGTAATGAATAGCAGCGAAAGCGATAGGCGCTGTTTCAATTCCTCCAGCAGTTCCAGCACCTGGGCTTGAATGGAGACGTCGAGGGCGGAGACGGCTTCGTCGGCGACGATCAGTTCCGGGTTGAGCGCCAGCGCTCGGGCGATGCCGATTCGCTGGCGCTGGCCGCCGGAAAATTCGTGGGGGTAGCGCTCCACGGCGCTGGCGCCCAGGCCCACCATATCGAGCAACTCTCCTGCCTGTTTCAGTGCGGCGGCCTTCGGCGTGCCGTTGGCCATCGGCCCTTGGGCAATCGCCATGCCCACCTTAGTGCGTGGGTTGAGCGAGGCGTAGGGGTCTTGGAAGATCATCTGCACCCGGTGGCGCTCGCGGCGCAGCGCGTCGCCTTTTAGCTGCGAGAGGTTGACGCCGTCCAGCAGCAGCTCGCCGCTATCCGGATGCTCCAGGCGCACCACGCAGCGGCCCAGAGTCGATTTCCCCGAGCCGGATTCGCCCACGATACCCACGGTTTCCCCCCGGGCGAGCGTGAGCGATACGTCATTCAGCGCATGTACCTCGCGGGCAGGCTTGAACCAGCCGCCTCGCGAGCGGAACACTTTTTGCAGCCCCTTGATTTCCAGCAGCGGCGCGACCTGGTCGGTGTCGCGGTGGGGCGGCACCGCATTACTGGGAATGGCCGCAATCAGCGCCTGGGTGTAGGCGTCTTGAGGGTTCTCCAGCACAGAGCGGGCGTCACCCAACTCGACGATCTTGCCGTGGCGCATCACGCACACGCGGCTGGCAATCTCGGCCACCACGCCAAAGTCGTGGGTGATGAACATGACGGCCATGCCGCGCCGCTGCTGCAGGTCGCGAATCAGCGCCAGAATCTGCGCTTGGGTGGTGACATCCAGCGCCGTGGTGGGCTCATCGGCAATCAGCAGCGTGGGCTCTAGCGCCAGCGCCATAGCAATCATCACCCGCTGGCGCTGGCCGCCGGAAAGCTCGAACGGGTAGGCGCGAATGGCTTTCTCCGGCTGCGGAATACCGACTTCGATGAGCAGTTCCAGTGCGCGGGCCTGGCGCTCCTTGGGGGTAAGCTGACCGTGGGCTTCGAATACCTCGGCAATCTGTGCGCCGACGCGCATCAGCGGGTTCAGGGCGGTCATCGGCTCTTGGAAAATCATGCCGATTTTCAACCCGCGCAGGGTGCGGTGCTGCTTTTCCGTCACAGCGAGCAGGTCCTGCCCTTCGAACAGCACTTCGCCCTGGGTGGCGCTCACGCCTTTGGGCAGTAGGCCCATGATGGCGTTCGCCGCCATCGATTTTCCAGAGCCCGATTCACCCACCACGCACATGATTTCTCCGCGCATGACCTCGTAGCTAACGCCCTCGACCGCGAGTGCGCGGTCGGCCCCTTTCGGGAGGGCAATGCTCAATTCGCGAATGCTGAGGACCGTTTCTGTAGTGACATCCGTCATGGCGAGCTCCTAGCGTTCGCGGGAAAGTTTCGGGTTGAGGGCGTCGTCGAGTCCTTCGCCCACCAGGTTGAGCGCGAGCACCGTCAGGAGGATGGCCAAACCGGGGAAGAAGCTTAGCCACCACGCCTGACGAATGACCGTTCGCGCCGCCCCAATCATGTAGCCCCAGGACATCACGTTGGGATCGCCCAAACCGAGAAATGACAGCGCCGACTCCAGCAGGATCGCGGTGGCCACCATCAGCGAGGCAAGCACGATAATCGGCGATAACGTGTTGGGCAGAATCTGGCGCAGAATGATCGTGCTATTGGATTGGCCCACCAAGCGGGCGGCTTCGACATACTCGCGGTTGCGCAGCGACATGAACTCCGCGCGCACCAAACGCGCCACCGGCGGCCAGCTGACAATCGCAATCGCCAGGACGATCGAGGTGACGCTGGGCTGCATGATCGCCACCAGCACGATGGCCAGCGCAAAGTTGGGAATCGTCTGGAAGAACTCGGTAAAGCGCATCAGCGCGTCATCGACCAAGCCCCCGTAGTAACCGGCAATGGCCCCAAGCGGCACGCCAATCAATAAAGCAACGCAGGTGGATACCAGCCCGATCAATAGCGAGACCCACGCGCCGTGCATCAGGCCCGCCGCCACGTTACGGCCCATGGTGTCGGTGCCCAGCAAAAAGCCCTCCTGGGAGAACGGCGGCAAAAAAGGCCGCTGCACCATGCGCCAGGGCGATTCAGGAAACAGCACGGGGGCCAGCACCGCCATGGCAATCATCAGCAGCAGAATGACCAGCCCCACGAGGGCCCCACGGTTCTGCGCAAAGCGTGCGAAAAGGCTCATGACGCCCCCTTGATACGCGGATCGGCCAGGCGATACACCACGTCGGTGATGATGTTGAAGACGATGACCAGCGCCGCCGAGAAGAAGAAAATGCCCAGTAGCAGGTTGTAGTCCCGCTGCTGCAGCGCTTCGAACATCAGGCGGCCGATACCGGGCCAGGCAAACACGGTTTCGGTTAGGATCGCCCCGCCCACCATTTGCCCGGCCTGCAGGCCCGCCAGCGTGATGATGGGAAGCAGAGCGTTGCGCAGCACGTGGCGGCGCTGAATGACCCCCGGCTTGAGCCCTTTGGCCCGCGCCGTTTTGACATAATCCTGCTGAGCGGCATCCAGCATGGAGGTGCGCGTCATGCGGGTATAAATCGCCATAAAAAATAGCGCCAGCGTAGTGGCGGGGAGCACCAAGTGCTTAGCCACATCGAGCACCAGCGCAAACCCTGTGTGGCCCGCGCCCACGGTATACAGCCCGTAGGCGGGCAGCCAGCCCAGGTAAACCGAGAACACCACCACCGACATCAGCGCCACCCAAAACAGCGGCGTGGCGTAGAACACCAGCGCTAACGCCATGATCAGCGAGCCGGACGGTTTCTTGACACGGGCGGCCGCCATGGAGCCGGCCACGATGCCCAACACCAGCGAGAGTACGAAGGCGGTGCCGGTCAGCAGCAAGGTGGCAGGTAAGCGATCCATGATCAGATCGAACACCGGCACGCCCAGCCGATAGGAGTAGCCGAAATCGAGCATGGCGATACCTGACACATAGCGCCAAAGCTGCACGTACATCGGCTGGTCGAGCCCGAAGCGCTCGCGTAACTGGTCGAGAAACTCCTGGTCGGCGGCACCGGCTTCGCCCGCCAGAATGGCGGCCGGGTCCCCGGGGGCCATTTGAATCAGTAAAAAGTTAAAAATAACGATGAGAAACAGCACAATCACGGCTTTGAACAGCCGCATCAGAACGAGGCGCGCATAAACCATAAGTCGTTTCCTGAAGGATACCTTCGAGACATAGCTAACGAGCGATAGCTAAAAAAAAACCAGGCAGCTCGCGCTACCTGGGTGGCCTGGCCTAGCGATCTAACCAAGCATCTTTAAAGCCGTCGTTAACTCCCACGCCCGAGGTGACGAGGTTTTTCACATCACAGCGGTACAGCGTCGGGAAACCCAGTTCCATCAGCCAGCCGACCGGGACATCCTCATGCAAAATTTCCTGTACTTCGTGGTACAGCGCTTCACGCTCTTCATCGGGGAAGGCGGTGGCGGCCGCGTTGAAAAGTTCGTCTACGCGCTCGTTTTCATAGCCTTCGACGTTATTCCAGGGCGAGCCCTTGGCGATGTTGTCGGACAGGTAAGTGCGTGAAATCCCCAGTGCCGGATCGCCATACTGATAGAGGTAGGTAAAGGCCAGGTCGTACTCCCAATCGCCCAGGCGTTGGTTCCAGCCGCCCACGTCGGTGGCTTGGGTGCTGACGTTGATACCCACTTCACGCAGATTTTGTTGCACGGCTTCGGCCCAACGGGTCCAGGTCTCGCCGTAGGGCAGCGGTAGGATGGTGATCTCCTCCCCGTCGTAGCCCATTTCGTCGAGCAGCTCGCGGGCACGCTCAGGGTTGTGATCGTAGGGCTCCAGGTCGTCGTGTTGGAAACGCGCGTTAGAGCCAAACGCCGAGAGCGGTACGTTGCCCAGGCCGTTCCACAGCACGTCCTTGGCAAAATCGCGATCCATGGCGTACATGACCGCTTGGCGGAAGCGTTTGTCGGCGGTCGGGCCTTCGCGGTTATTCATCCATAGCATGGCGAAGGGGCTGAAGTACTCGTGGCCCTCTTCGGTCATACAGACGTTATCCATGGCCGAAAGGCGCGGAATATCGAAGTTTTCCACGGTGCCGCTGGGCAAGACATCGATGGTACCGTTTTCGAACGCCACCGCGCGGGAGCCGCCATCGGGAATCACGTGCCAGTTGACGCCATCCAGATAGGGCAGCCCCTCTTCATAGTAGTCGTCATTTTTGACCAGCTCGATGACGGTGCCGCGCTCCCAGTTGGCAAACTTGAACGGGCCCGTGCCAATCGGGTGGTCGTTATGCTCGTTATTACGGAAGTCGGTGCCCGCGTAGAGGTGCTCGGGCACCATGGTGAATGTGCCCGCCTCGAACGAGATCAGGAAAGGCCCAAATGGCTCCGTCAGTGTGAATACCACCGTGTGGTCGTCGGTGGCCTCGATGCTTTCCACATGCTGTAACACGGCCCGCGCGCTGGGATTCAACTCACGGTGGAAAACATCGGCGGAGAACACTACGTCATCGGCGGTGAAGGGTTCACCGTCGTGCCAGGTCACGTCTTCCCGAAGATGAAACGTGTAAGTGCGCCCATCGTCACTGACCTCCCACGACTCGGCCAACTGCGGCATGGGTTCTAAATCCGTGGTGTAACGCAGTAGCCCCTCATAGATATTGCCCGCGACGGTGCGGGTAGGGGCGTTTTGAATCATGCCCAGCACCAAGCCCGGCGGTTCAGGCTGAATGATCGTATCGATGGTGCCGCCCGATTGGGGCTCTTGGGCCGTGGCGGCGGTGGAAAGGGCAAGCGCTGCAGCGGTAATGGCCCAAGCCAAAGGTGTCTTCATGTTTCTTGCTCCTCGGTTATTAGCACGTAATGGGGTTACGTCGTCGTTAGGCGAGCGAGGCGTGACGGTAGCGACCGATTGTGATGTTTGTTGGAGGTCCTCTTTGACCATAGCAGCGCTTGGTTAAACTGTCGACAGTCGTCAATCGGCCGTCGACAAATAGTTCGTTTTCGTCATACTGAGCAGTATATGGATGATCGAGAGTGCACTTTATGGCCCCTCCGCTAGCCGCGCCCAATACCTACATTCAGCAGCACAACCTGGTCGAGCAGGTGGCCGATTACTTAACGCAAGCGATTATTCAGCAGCACTTTTTACCCGGCGAGCGCCTGTCAGAAGTGCAGCTCTCCAAAGACCTAGGCGTGAGCCGTGCGCCTGTGCGTGAAGCGGCGCGTTTGCTGGAGAGTCGCGGCCTGCTGATCTCGAAACCGCGACGTGGGTTTTTCGTTAGGGCGTTGAATGCCGTTGAACTGGAAGACGTCTTCGATCTGCGGCTGTGCTTGGAGCGGCACGCCATTCAGCGGTTGGCCGAGCGTTACAGCGGCGAGGCTGAGCGCGCGTTGAAACAACAAGTAGAGGTGTTGTGCGAGGCGGCCGCCAGTAACGACGGGACGCGCCGTATCGAGGAAGACCTGCAGTTTCACCGCCTCATGTTGCACTACGCAGGCAACGAGCGGCTGCTGCGCGCCTTCGATAACCTGACCCACGAGCTGCGGCTCTGTATCACGCTCATCACCAAGACCCACGAAGCCCCCGACACCATCGCCACCAGCCATTTCAAGCTGCTGGATGCCCTAGCCAGTGGCCAGGCGGCTACATGCCGCGATGCCATCGATTACCACATCGGCGTCGCCCGCGATTTCGTGGTGAAAGGGGTGAGCGACAGCGGAGCCCCCTTACCATGAAGACGTTCTTTCACGCGGATCAGGCGCTCCATCATCCGCAGACCTACTTCTCCCGGGGCAAAATGCGCACGCCTCAAGAAGTGCCCGAACGCGCCATGCACTTGCTGGCCGCTGCCAAGCGGCTGGGCTTTGATATTCGGAGTCCTGCGGATCACGGCGTGGGGCCGATCAGGGCCGTGCACTCGCTGCCCTATCTGCGTTTTCTGGAAAGCGCCCATCGGCGCTGGCAGGCGGTGGGCGAGGATTGGGGGGAGGAGGTGATCTCCAATATCTTCGTGCGTTCGCCCAACGCCCTGCGCGGCATCCTGGCCGAAGCGGCGCGCTATCTGGCCGATGGCAGCGCGCCGGTGGGGCAGCACACTTGGCACTCTGCGTACTGGTCGGCGCAAAGTGCCGTGGCGGGTGCCGAGGCGTTACTGGCCGGGGAGCCTTTCGCCTATGCGTTGTCTCGCCCGCCGGGCCACCACGCGGGCATCGACTCTGCGGGTGGTTTCTGCTTTCTCAACAATGCCGCCATTGCGGCTCAGCATCTCACCTCGCGGTTTCCGCGCATCGTCGTGCTCGACCCGGACATGCACCACGGTCAGGGCATACAGGAGATCTTCTACCAGCGCGACGATGTGCTCTATATCTCCATCCATGGCGATACCACCAACTTCTACCCAGCGGTCTCCGGTTTCGAAGAGGAGCGCGGGAAAGGGGCAGGGCTGGGCTACAACCTCAACCTGCCCATGCCGCACGGGTCAAAAGAGGCGGTGTTTTTCGACCGCTTGGCGGACGCTTGCCAGGCCATTCGCCTGTTCGAGCCCGACGCGCTGGTACTGGCACTGGGGTTCGATATCTATGAGCGCGACCCTCAAGCCAAAGTGGCCGTCTCTACCGCCGGGTTTGCGGAACTTGGCCGTCGGGTAGCAGAGCTGAACGTACCCACCCTGGTCGTGCAGGAAGGCGGCTACTACCTGGAAGGGCTGGAAGCCAACGCGGTGAGCTTTTTTGAGGGGTTGTTGGGTAAGGCGTAATCAATAAGACAAGCGCTGGAGGTGTCTGGCAAGATAGCGTTTTCGGACGTTAAACGATCAAGGACACGGCATGGCGCATCTGCTACGCATCGTGATGATTCACGGCCACCTGAACGGCGTGGTCGAGCTCAGTGTGGACGGCCACACCAATATTTGCGGTACCAACGCGTCGGGCAAAACCACGCTCCAGCGGCTGGTGCCGGTGTTTTACGGCGAGCTGCCCAACAAGGTGGTGCCGAAAACCCGCATGAAATTCGATGCGTTCTATTTGCCCCACCGCAATAGCTACCTGGTGTATGAGTACCGCCGCGAAGCGGGCA includes:
- a CDS encoding branched-chain amino acid transaminase, encoding MTPLYDRDGWIWQDGQWLAWRDAKVHVFIHTLHYGMGCFEGVRAYAGPQGPQLFRVAEHTRRLVESAHALDIPLPFSEAELIDAQRESLTKNGLSSAYLKPTVFLGAEGLGLRAQGLTTHVMIAAWDLGPYLSPHAASHGLRALTSSWARHHVNISLCRAKTSGHYVNSMLALNTAVKAGFDETIMLDPEGYVAEASAANVFLLRDGVLHTPEVTSCLQGITRDSVIQLARDVLGIEVKERRITRDELYTADEAFLTGTAAEILPLRELDGRRIGTRAGAPPLSEPMAANSVTARLQHLYRQAVRGELDAYRHWLTPA
- a CDS encoding pyridoxal phosphate-dependent aminotransferase, translating into MSSHTTPRHPAHLTGEGPHNPFPGIKVLERKLGRELPHRLGSNEGLDMPHRALREHFGDAVAQHVYCYGDAEALGVRQRLSAQQNIPLEHLLVDAGADSLIALALRTTCTAGDAVVSTAGTYPTFGYFAQGQGCHLIEPSYHEAPGVLAPDLEALAAAAHQEEARLVYLANPDNPSGHLHSDSAILKLREALPEACWLLLDEAYGDFRDDAGSEFLGTALPGVIRLRTLSKAHGLAGMRIGYAIAEPDVLAMMMKVRIHYAVSSFTQAAAEVVLDHPDEVRQHIEAVKARREQLALHFIGLGADVLPSATNFVGIRLPSAELAAAVHQELLAEGVLVARLAHPELANVIRITAVEDALAPGRLATLEKALQQHG
- a CDS encoding FAD-binding oxidoreductase, which encodes MQIPLKTLRAIVGAPHVLTGDDVSSRREDWMTGAPCQAGAIVRPADTEQLSAVMHACHESRQPIVTHGGLTGLVHGAEACPDELVISLERMTAIEEIDRVGGTLTVQAGAPLQRVQEAAREVGLQFPLDLGARGSCTIGGNIATNAGGVRVIRYGMMRQQVLGLEAVMADGRVVSSMNRMLKNNAGFDLKQLFIGSEGTLGIVTRAVLRLQPPTPFEQTAMVACPSFDALTGLLSQMGKALGGSLGAFEVMWQNHYHLLTETLGRHAPPIAPEHPFYVIIESLGSDAERNATQFREALESALESGLIVDAVLAQSSTQRDGLWAIREDIEGLVKGLAPVLTFDVSLPIAEMQRYTDALEAQLTKRWPDARLVVFGHLGDGNLHISVSAGSAELPVRREVEAMVYQPLAALGGSVSAEHGIGLEKRPWLSTCRSSAEIELMQTLKHALDPHRLLNRGKILS
- a CDS encoding ABC transporter ATP-binding protein, yielding MTDVTTETVLSIRELSIALPKGADRALAVEGVSYEVMRGEIMCVVGESGSGKSMAANAIMGLLPKGVSATQGEVLFEGQDLLAVTEKQHRTLRGLKIGMIFQEPMTALNPLMRVGAQIAEVFEAHGQLTPKERQARALELLIEVGIPQPEKAIRAYPFELSGGQRQRVMIAMALALEPTLLIADEPTTALDVTTQAQILALIRDLQQRRGMAVMFITHDFGVVAEIASRVCVMRHGKIVELGDARSVLENPQDAYTQALIAAIPSNAVPPHRDTDQVAPLLEIKGLQKVFRSRGGWFKPAREVHALNDVSLTLARGETVGIVGESGSGKSTLGRCVVRLEHPDSGELLLDGVNLSQLKGDALRRERHRVQMIFQDPYASLNPRTKVGMAIAQGPMANGTPKAAALKQAGELLDMVGLGASAVERYPHEFSGGQRQRIGIARALALNPELIVADEAVSALDVSIQAQVLELLEELKQRLSLSLLFITHDLRVAAQLCDRIVVMQYGRIVEQGSAEQIFLAPREAYTQDLLDAIPGREAPVAATA
- a CDS encoding ABC transporter permease is translated as MSLFARFAQNRGALVGLVILLLMIAMAVLAPVLFPESPWRMVQRPFLPPFSQEGFLLGTDTMGRNVAAGLMHGAWVSLLIGLVSTCVALLIGVPLGAIAGYYGGLVDDALMRFTEFFQTIPNFALAIVLVAIMQPSVTSIVLAIAIVSWPPVARLVRAEFMSLRNREYVEAARLVGQSNSTIILRQILPNTLSPIIVLASLMVATAILLESALSFLGLGDPNVMSWGYMIGAARTVIRQAWWLSFFPGLAILLTVLALNLVGEGLDDALNPKLSRER
- a CDS encoding ABC transporter permease → MVYARLVLMRLFKAVIVLFLIVIFNFLLIQMAPGDPAAILAGEAGAADQEFLDQLRERFGLDQPMYVQLWRYVSGIAMLDFGYSYRLGVPVFDLIMDRLPATLLLTGTAFVLSLVLGIVAGSMAAARVKKPSGSLIMALALVFYATPLFWVALMSVVVFSVYLGWLPAYGLYTVGAGHTGFALVLDVAKHLVLPATTLALFFMAIYTRMTRTSMLDAAQQDYVKTARAKGLKPGVIQRRHVLRNALLPIITLAGLQAGQMVGGAILTETVFAWPGIGRLMFEALQQRDYNLLLGIFFFSAALVIVFNIITDVVYRLADPRIKGAS
- a CDS encoding ABC transporter substrate-binding protein, with the translated sequence MKTPLAWAITAAALALSTAATAQEPQSGGTIDTIIQPEPPGLVLGMIQNAPTRTVAGNIYEGLLRYTTDLEPMPQLAESWEVSDDGRTYTFHLREDVTWHDGEPFTADDVVFSADVFHRELNPSARAVLQHVESIEATDDHTVVFTLTEPFGPFLISFEAGTFTMVPEHLYAGTDFRNNEHNDHPIGTGPFKFANWERGTVIELVKNDDYYEEGLPYLDGVNWHVIPDGGSRAVAFENGTIDVLPSGTVENFDIPRLSAMDNVCMTEEGHEYFSPFAMLWMNNREGPTADKRFRQAVMYAMDRDFAKDVLWNGLGNVPLSAFGSNARFQHDDLEPYDHNPERARELLDEMGYDGEEITILPLPYGETWTRWAEAVQQNLREVGINVSTQATDVGGWNQRLGDWEYDLAFTYLYQYGDPALGISRTYLSDNIAKGSPWNNVEGYENERVDELFNAAATAFPDEEREALYHEVQEILHEDVPVGWLMELGFPTLYRCDVKNLVTSGVGVNDGFKDAWLDR
- a CDS encoding GntR family transcriptional regulator — encoded protein: MAPPLAAPNTYIQQHNLVEQVADYLTQAIIQQHFLPGERLSEVQLSKDLGVSRAPVREAARLLESRGLLISKPRRGFFVRALNAVELEDVFDLRLCLERHAIQRLAERYSGEAERALKQQVEVLCEAAASNDGTRRIEEDLQFHRLMLHYAGNERLLRAFDNLTHELRLCITLITKTHEAPDTIATSHFKLLDALASGQAATCRDAIDYHIGVARDFVVKGVSDSGAPLP
- a CDS encoding histone deacetylase family protein; this encodes MKTFFHADQALHHPQTYFSRGKMRTPQEVPERAMHLLAAAKRLGFDIRSPADHGVGPIRAVHSLPYLRFLESAHRRWQAVGEDWGEEVISNIFVRSPNALRGILAEAARYLADGSAPVGQHTWHSAYWSAQSAVAGAEALLAGEPFAYALSRPPGHHAGIDSAGGFCFLNNAAIAAQHLTSRFPRIVVLDPDMHHGQGIQEIFYQRDDVLYISIHGDTTNFYPAVSGFEEERGKGAGLGYNLNLPMPHGSKEAVFFDRLADACQAIRLFEPDALVLALGFDIYERDPQAKVAVSTAGFAELGRRVAELNVPTLVVQEGGYYLEGLEANAVSFFEGLLGKA